One Carassius gibelio isolate Cgi1373 ecotype wild population from Czech Republic chromosome B18, carGib1.2-hapl.c, whole genome shotgun sequence DNA segment encodes these proteins:
- the LOC127977675 gene encoding relA-associated inhibitor-like isoform X2: MNSQSSFGSTFLFQSINNELSASLATADELSREFSSLLSEATPVIQTTTSESSGPKPQNSSNGSLYGANKNGNDRIGTNLSFSQSSTSSWSSDSSISRKESNLDLPPAVTIRSSSPAPHLDSMKVKLSTPSPLTQQHSSFTNRKDSSDSRYSFDQMTPPNMSPNTMRRMTQMPLRPQDRSTRGSLSYGELSNSTYENKTPRTSLQPSASPLSSIPRSPRLDRAPSHQPFSQPAASTLPRNFQPFRPLEEGMQRQKNPSKWNETDLDASYDRKPHHTYDKNEWIRPSVPNSNWKESNLDAPPAAKKDTVSRSLPSSHSSLPRNTRISVPPELPTSTSSPYGPQQIISRISIPPASTGVRKHRPIPLSFIMSLQNPYYAAAVGRYAPGPMGEPQHLPLPREYLRQNQSPQPQRQPPYYREVLHPGDVDAELERQDKTEGPVYLTDQGMKPEQEGKVEDTEMPPRPLSPTRLQPMVAPQAELDIDLDEAMRIRAEFPRALKKRSSVEIPKTLRNLPLNQPPNHYKQIINKLFRRKTIRVKGEPAAESSSSSDGEDTSKSPVAMVPVPITEIQVSSEQKGIHSILRKGSKANKSSRRRAHLSPLVLMLDGSLVGELETVQRAAQEASDPSQANDEGITALHNAICGGHFPVVEFLVRIGANVSAPDSHGWTPLHCAASCNDQKMCEFLVRNGAAVMAVTDSDGATAAQKCDPYAPGFEECESFLRGMEEAMGVENSGVVYALWGYPAQAPDELSFKEGDMVTILQKPEGVDWWWASLCGREGFVPNNYFGLFPKVRPKSLC; this comes from the exons atGAACTCTCAGAGCAGCTTTGGCAGCACCTTTTTGT TTCAGTCCATCAACAATGAACTGAGCGCATCTTTGGCCACAGCAGATGAGCTTTCACGGGAATTCAGCTCTCTCCTGTCAGAAGCCACTCCTGTCATCCAAACCACTACTTCAGAG AGTTCTGGCCCCAAACCCCAGAACAGCAGCAATGGCAGTTTGTATGGTGCAAACAAGAATGGAAACGACCGCATCGGCACAAACCTCTCCTTTTCCCAGAGCTCCACGAGCAGCTGGAGCTCAGACTCCAGCATCAGCAGGAAGGAATCCAACCTGGACCTTCCTCCTGCTGTCACAATTCGGTCTTCATCTCCTGCACCTCACCTAGACAGTATGAAAGTCAAGCTTTCAACTCCTAGTCCTTTAACCCAGCAGCATTCCTCTTTTACAAACCGTAAAGACAGCTCGGATTCACGATATTCCTTTGACCAAATGACCCCCCCTAATATGTCTCCCAATACAATGAGACGAATGACACAGATGCCGTTGAGGCCTCAAGATCGAAGCACAAGAGGATCGTTGAGCTACGGGGAGCTGTCCAACTCTacctatgaaaacaaaacacctcGCACCTCGCTGCAGCCCTCAGCGAGCCCCTTGTCTTCCATTCCGAGGTCTCCGAGGTTGGATCGAGCACCTTCTCATCAGCCTTTTAGTCAACCAGCAGCCAGTACGCTGCCACGCAACTTCCAGCCATTCAGACCCTTAG AAGAAGGAATGCAGAGGCAAAAGAACCCCTCTAAGTGGAATGAAACTGACCTGGATGCATCATATGACAGAAAGCCTCACCACACCTATGACA AGAATGAATGGATCAGACCTTCTGTACCCAACAGCAACTGGAAAGAATCAAACCTGGACGCACCTCCTGCTGCCAAGAAG GATACTGTGTCCCGTTCGCTCCCATCGTCCCACAGCTCGCTCCCGAGGAACACTCGTATCTCGGTGCCCCCTGAACTCCCCACAAGCACAAGCTCACCTTACGGCCCTCAGCAAATCATTTCCCGGATCTCCATTCCACCTGCGAGCACTGGAGTCCGTAAGCACAGGCCGATCCCGCTTTCTTTCATCATGAGTCTCCAGAACCCGTACTATGCTGCGGCTGTCGGCAGATACGCCCCTGGTCCGATGGGAGAGCCCCAGCATCTTCCCCTGCCCCGAGAATACCTGCGGCAAAATCAGTCACCGCAACCTCAAAGACAACCTCCATACTATAGAGAAG TTCTTCACCCTGGAGATGTTGATGCTGAGCTTGAGAGACAGGACAAAACAGAAGGCCCTGTGTACTTAACTGACCAAGGCATGAAACCAGAACAAGAGGGTAAAGTGGAGGATACAGAGATGCCTCCTCGCCCTCTCAGCCCCACACGTCTACAGCCCATGGTGGCCCCACAGGCGGAGTTGGACATTGACCTGGATGAAGCAATGCGTATCCGGGCCGAGTTCCCCAGGGCCCTAAAGAAACGCAGCTCAGTCGAAATTCCTAAAACCCTGCGCAACCTGCCCCTTAACCAACCACCCAACCATTACAAACAAATTATCAATAAACTGTTTCGCAGGAAGACCATCCGTGTCAAAGGAGAACCAGCTGCTGAAAGTAGCAGCTCTTCAGATGGGGAAGACACTTCCAAATCTCCTGTAGCTATGGTTCCAGTACCGATCACAGAGATACAGGTCTCTTCTGAACAGAAG GGTATACACTCTATCTTACGGAAGGGCAGCAAAGCCAATAAATCCTCCAGGCGTAGGGCTCACCTGAGCCCACTGGTGCTGATGTTGGATGGGTCTTTAGTAGGAGAGTTAGAAACTGTGCAGAGGGCTGCGCAGGAG GCGAGTGACCCAAGCCAGGCTAATGATGAAGGCATCACAGCCCTTCACAATGCCATCTGTGGTGGACATTTCCCAGTGGTGGAGTTTCTCGTGAGGATAGGGGCTAACGTTAGCGCTCCAGACAGCCATGGCTG GACGCCCTTGCACTGTGCTGCATCCTGTAATGACCAGAAAATGTGTGAGTTTCTGGTGCGGAACGGAGCAGCGGTGATGGCCGTGACAGACAGCGATGGGGCCACAGCGGCGCAGAAGTGTGACCCCTACGCCCCGGGCTTCGAGGAGTGTGAGAGCTTCCTGAGAG GTATGGAGGAAGCAATGGGTGTAGAGAACAGTGGGGTGGTGTACGCTCTTTGGGGATATCCTGCCCAGGCTCCAGACGAACTGAGCTTCAAAGAAGGAGACATGGTGACCATCCTGCAGAAGCCTGAGGGGGTGGACTGGTGGTGGGCTTCACTGTGCGGCAGGGAGGGCTTCGTACCAAACAACTACTTTGGG CTTTTTCCGAAAGTGCGGCCTAAATCACTCTGCTGA
- the LOC127977675 gene encoding relA-associated inhibitor-like isoform X1 codes for MNSQSSFGSTFLFQSINNELSASLATADELSREFSSLLSEATPVIQTTTSESSGPKPQNSSNGSLYGANKNGNDRIGTNLSFSQSSTSSWSSDSSISRKESNLDLPPAVTIRSSSPAPHLDSMKVKLSTPSPLTQQHSSFTNRKDSSDSRYSFDQMTPPNMSPNTMRRMTQMPLRPQDRSTRGSLSYGELSNSTYENKTPRTSLQPSASPLSSIPRSPRLDRAPSHQPFSQPAASTLPRNFQPFRPLEEGMQRQKNPSKWNETDLDASYDRKPHHTYDKNEWIRPSVPNSNWKESNLDAPPAAKKDTVSRSLPSSHSSLPRNTRISVPPELPTSTSSPYGPQQIISRISIPPASTGVRKHRPIPLSFIMSLQNPYYAAAVGRYAPGPMGEPQHLPLPREYLRQNQSPQPQRQPPYYREEVLHPGDVDAELERQDKTEGPVYLTDQGMKPEQEGKVEDTEMPPRPLSPTRLQPMVAPQAELDIDLDEAMRIRAEFPRALKKRSSVEIPKTLRNLPLNQPPNHYKQIINKLFRRKTIRVKGEPAAESSSSSDGEDTSKSPVAMVPVPITEIQVSSEQKGIHSILRKGSKANKSSRRRAHLSPLVLMLDGSLVGELETVQRAAQEASDPSQANDEGITALHNAICGGHFPVVEFLVRIGANVSAPDSHGWTPLHCAASCNDQKMCEFLVRNGAAVMAVTDSDGATAAQKCDPYAPGFEECESFLRGMEEAMGVENSGVVYALWGYPAQAPDELSFKEGDMVTILQKPEGVDWWWASLCGREGFVPNNYFGLFPKVRPKSLC; via the exons atGAACTCTCAGAGCAGCTTTGGCAGCACCTTTTTGT TTCAGTCCATCAACAATGAACTGAGCGCATCTTTGGCCACAGCAGATGAGCTTTCACGGGAATTCAGCTCTCTCCTGTCAGAAGCCACTCCTGTCATCCAAACCACTACTTCAGAG AGTTCTGGCCCCAAACCCCAGAACAGCAGCAATGGCAGTTTGTATGGTGCAAACAAGAATGGAAACGACCGCATCGGCACAAACCTCTCCTTTTCCCAGAGCTCCACGAGCAGCTGGAGCTCAGACTCCAGCATCAGCAGGAAGGAATCCAACCTGGACCTTCCTCCTGCTGTCACAATTCGGTCTTCATCTCCTGCACCTCACCTAGACAGTATGAAAGTCAAGCTTTCAACTCCTAGTCCTTTAACCCAGCAGCATTCCTCTTTTACAAACCGTAAAGACAGCTCGGATTCACGATATTCCTTTGACCAAATGACCCCCCCTAATATGTCTCCCAATACAATGAGACGAATGACACAGATGCCGTTGAGGCCTCAAGATCGAAGCACAAGAGGATCGTTGAGCTACGGGGAGCTGTCCAACTCTacctatgaaaacaaaacacctcGCACCTCGCTGCAGCCCTCAGCGAGCCCCTTGTCTTCCATTCCGAGGTCTCCGAGGTTGGATCGAGCACCTTCTCATCAGCCTTTTAGTCAACCAGCAGCCAGTACGCTGCCACGCAACTTCCAGCCATTCAGACCCTTAG AAGAAGGAATGCAGAGGCAAAAGAACCCCTCTAAGTGGAATGAAACTGACCTGGATGCATCATATGACAGAAAGCCTCACCACACCTATGACA AGAATGAATGGATCAGACCTTCTGTACCCAACAGCAACTGGAAAGAATCAAACCTGGACGCACCTCCTGCTGCCAAGAAG GATACTGTGTCCCGTTCGCTCCCATCGTCCCACAGCTCGCTCCCGAGGAACACTCGTATCTCGGTGCCCCCTGAACTCCCCACAAGCACAAGCTCACCTTACGGCCCTCAGCAAATCATTTCCCGGATCTCCATTCCACCTGCGAGCACTGGAGTCCGTAAGCACAGGCCGATCCCGCTTTCTTTCATCATGAGTCTCCAGAACCCGTACTATGCTGCGGCTGTCGGCAGATACGCCCCTGGTCCGATGGGAGAGCCCCAGCATCTTCCCCTGCCCCGAGAATACCTGCGGCAAAATCAGTCACCGCAACCTCAAAGACAACCTCCATACTATAGAGAAG AAGTTCTTCACCCTGGAGATGTTGATGCTGAGCTTGAGAGACAGGACAAAACAGAAGGCCCTGTGTACTTAACTGACCAAGGCATGAAACCAGAACAAGAGGGTAAAGTGGAGGATACAGAGATGCCTCCTCGCCCTCTCAGCCCCACACGTCTACAGCCCATGGTGGCCCCACAGGCGGAGTTGGACATTGACCTGGATGAAGCAATGCGTATCCGGGCCGAGTTCCCCAGGGCCCTAAAGAAACGCAGCTCAGTCGAAATTCCTAAAACCCTGCGCAACCTGCCCCTTAACCAACCACCCAACCATTACAAACAAATTATCAATAAACTGTTTCGCAGGAAGACCATCCGTGTCAAAGGAGAACCAGCTGCTGAAAGTAGCAGCTCTTCAGATGGGGAAGACACTTCCAAATCTCCTGTAGCTATGGTTCCAGTACCGATCACAGAGATACAGGTCTCTTCTGAACAGAAG GGTATACACTCTATCTTACGGAAGGGCAGCAAAGCCAATAAATCCTCCAGGCGTAGGGCTCACCTGAGCCCACTGGTGCTGATGTTGGATGGGTCTTTAGTAGGAGAGTTAGAAACTGTGCAGAGGGCTGCGCAGGAG GCGAGTGACCCAAGCCAGGCTAATGATGAAGGCATCACAGCCCTTCACAATGCCATCTGTGGTGGACATTTCCCAGTGGTGGAGTTTCTCGTGAGGATAGGGGCTAACGTTAGCGCTCCAGACAGCCATGGCTG GACGCCCTTGCACTGTGCTGCATCCTGTAATGACCAGAAAATGTGTGAGTTTCTGGTGCGGAACGGAGCAGCGGTGATGGCCGTGACAGACAGCGATGGGGCCACAGCGGCGCAGAAGTGTGACCCCTACGCCCCGGGCTTCGAGGAGTGTGAGAGCTTCCTGAGAG GTATGGAGGAAGCAATGGGTGTAGAGAACAGTGGGGTGGTGTACGCTCTTTGGGGATATCCTGCCCAGGCTCCAGACGAACTGAGCTTCAAAGAAGGAGACATGGTGACCATCCTGCAGAAGCCTGAGGGGGTGGACTGGTGGTGGGCTTCACTGTGCGGCAGGGAGGGCTTCGTACCAAACAACTACTTTGGG CTTTTTCCGAAAGTGCGGCCTAAATCACTCTGCTGA